In the Streptomyces fradiae ATCC 10745 = DSM 40063 genome, one interval contains:
- a CDS encoding WhiB family transcriptional regulator, which translates to MDWRHNAVCREEDPELFFPIGNTGPALLQIEEAKAVCRRCPVMEQCLQWALESGQDSGVWGGLSEDERRAMKRRAARNRARNASA; encoded by the coding sequence ATGGACTGGCGTCACAACGCCGTTTGTCGTGAGGAAGACCCCGAGCTGTTCTTCCCCATCGGCAACACCGGTCCTGCGCTGCTGCAGATCGAGGAAGCCAAGGCCGTCTGCCGTCGCTGCCCCGTGATGGAGCAGTGCCTGCAGTGGGCGCTCGAGTCCGGCCAGGACTCCGGCGTCTGGGGTGGCCTCAGCGAGGACGAGCGCCGCGCGATGAAGCGCCGCGCCGCCCGTAACCGGGCGCGTAACGCCAGCGCCTGA
- a CDS encoding diacylglycerol/lipid kinase family protein — protein MRALLVVNPAATTTSARTRDVLIHALASEMKLDAVTTEYRGHGRDLARRAADAGDVDLVVALGGDGTVNEVVNGLLHAGPDPDRLPRLAVVPGGSTNVFARALGLPNDAVEATGVILDALREERSRTVGLGLAAGTPGTEDEAAPARWFTFCAGLGFDAGVIGRVEQQRERGKRSTHALYLRQVVRQLLVDPHRRHGTITLERPGHDPVRELVLSIVCNTSPWTYLGNKPVYASPEASFDKGLDVLGLSRLSGPAVARYGTQLLTSSPERGPRGRHAVSLHDLIDFTLHSKVPLPFQMDGDHLGLRTSVTFTGVRRALGVIV, from the coding sequence ATGCGCGCACTCCTCGTGGTCAACCCGGCAGCCACCACCACGAGTGCCCGCACCCGTGACGTGCTGATCCACGCGCTGGCCAGCGAGATGAAGCTGGACGCGGTGACCACGGAGTACCGGGGCCACGGGCGCGACCTGGCCCGGCGGGCGGCCGACGCGGGGGACGTGGACCTGGTCGTGGCGCTCGGCGGCGACGGCACGGTCAACGAGGTCGTCAACGGCCTGCTCCACGCCGGTCCCGACCCGGACCGGCTGCCGCGCCTGGCGGTGGTGCCGGGCGGCTCCACGAACGTCTTCGCCCGCGCGCTCGGCCTGCCGAACGACGCCGTGGAGGCGACCGGCGTGATCCTGGACGCCCTGCGCGAGGAGCGGAGCCGGACGGTCGGGCTGGGCCTGGCGGCGGGCACGCCGGGCACGGAGGACGAGGCGGCGCCGGCCCGCTGGTTCACCTTCTGCGCGGGGCTCGGGTTCGACGCGGGTGTCATCGGCCGGGTCGAGCAGCAGCGGGAGCGCGGAAAGCGGTCGACGCACGCGCTGTACCTGCGCCAGGTCGTCCGCCAGCTCCTGGTGGACCCGCACCGGCGGCACGGCACGATCACCCTGGAGCGGCCGGGCCACGACCCGGTCCGGGAGCTGGTCCTGTCGATAGTCTGCAACACGTCCCCGTGGACGTACCTGGGGAACAAGCCGGTGTACGCCTCGCCCGAGGCGTCCTTCGACAAGGGGCTCGACGTGCTGGGGCTGTCCCGGCTGTCGGGCCCGGCCGTCGCCCGGTACGGCACGCAGCTGCTGACGTCGAGCCCGGAGCGGGGCCCGCGGGGCAGGCACGCCGTCTCCCTGCACGACCTGATCGACTTCACCTTGCATTCCAAGGTTCCACTGCCGTTTCAGATGGACGGTGACCACCTGGGGCTCCGTACGAGCGTGACGTTCACAGGCGTTCGCCGTGCACTGGGTGTGATTGTGTGA